One window from the genome of Arcobacter sp. CECT 8986 encodes:
- a CDS encoding immunoglobulin-like domain-containing protein: MLNLIVKEPNGTYDVVAVKEDMVITPKAGQQFYFDNYSGSNYTFNLVDGDKSIELIINLDPPVKIVFNDMVDLITDQNGPKTVLSMIDNPTGIYDLQNTVMNSNFKGDDVISSLKDMLSKSELASNDGIVIDDFGSLSSALDAAAAGGPQGDTSTFNPINFDQTAAANVLAGRSQLNVDVNGNPTPVNINTNNNPDTEVTITLTSTTQITEDDNSITYTATLSTPALSDMSIILSNGSIINIPAGASTGTVISPVTPDSDVYSEADQTVTTTISGTVGGGFDTVNSTTSTTTTIVDSIDTTKVTLTADETVEAGKDITYTASVKDAPQTDLVIKLSNGSEITIEAGKTSGSVKVASADDVYGTTDGTTETVSITGTTGGNYEKLDTSDTATTTVTETTPDEVKVSLSATNTNEAAGTVTFTATLEKPVLEGDDPVVVHTTLGDITITSGTTGTLEVTNENTEDVYKDASTLDNKITSVSGGNFENLTADTDTVTAKVADTIDTTKVTLTADETVEAGKDITYTASVKDAPQTDLVIKLSNGSEITIEAGKTSGSVKVASADDVYGTTDGTTETVSITGTTGGNYEKLDTSDTATTTVTETTPDEVKVSLSAIERAIEDGGSITYTAKIVDANGKEVTTNNDVTVKLNVGANGEAVSETNPALTITIKAGSSSGTVDATVSRDDVYKEVDSDGKPTDSLSASIASVSEENAGENGSFEKLTFDSTAAKTIIYDDVDPVDVSISAVATAPKIIDVNTEFGEGTGISISTYDTNGNEGNLSVVKGTNHDGFGVYGNTSGSGANSELGHGWNGVSEKIVFDFTNDVDSIDVAFAWRNNHETAKITFSDDGKEIGYATVSGGGTNTDAVVRYYDMNNHLLKEVGAQGGTDRVDLSYTFEFPDADGNPMAFDKAEFSAPGHDDDYLIHEISYTEVINPEIANISTTDGQITFNIQIDENYPPQGKATAVVEVNGKDYNVDLNATGRGTLTLDAKDFSDLSDIDVKVKEVIGGNYEEVNTARYSFDLSGSFTDDLTSTNDSITIDEDQTYALTENDFGELGKDVTQIKITEIPSEGTLYLTVTQGQTVIDANGQEHVVTTDTKVEVNPGQVISLANVAAGNLSYEPKDDSDTDVKLKFQIGDEDGNFKSTEYTTDINITAVADLPTASIDVSGGVEKTVTVESKGGNNGFGNGDQNAPGNSEFNNNAENAGGNQENITFDLVKIGETTFSIADALQNVNTNGTDGDDTITYHDIAGGSNINSNGGNDIIAITGDINGGAVAGGSGVDLLYLAKDASKYELMNYNGPEQGHDNIDVRIKDLDTNQVLTVNNIEGIVFGDGTTKGGAEIPTPETSTKTVVEYDVDFNAALHDIDGSESLTVTITNVPEGAEFTSTSSAYTLTNNNDGTWSVELPDGTKNVTDSIKMTVPEGTENIDLGITARATEARDNDDGTNFKEANDSDALVYSEDETKTLDYDANTVKSDENVVIVLDLSGSMTNNSGKVTLADGSVTTRLAIAKDALEDLINTYDDLSNVNINLTTFGTDAKSYSGWMNAEDAINTINSLHSGDEGVYTNYEDALFETYDNYQTPENGEKSTVYFISDGAPNVENNDTTGTGGTDTIWRSGTAIDEGYITKWGEFLGDNVKELNVVGIGKGITNTTYLDMVAESVGNVKTNVMVIEDENELKDKLIENIFEKVEGNVLDNITGGDDDITITSIEVDGVSHTISEASNNILTLQTSSGGTLEFNFETGDYSFGGLRNSIVENSESFTINASDSNGDTTNFDVKINIVNEVDTEAKAPKLSFSIEENGEVEISGSSSLDLTFDEWDGSTVSSNSTVLNNLGYNDNYFGNSSDNKVLINNSIDGDIYSGGGNDEVVISGNVQYNSDIKTSSGDDSVTVKGNINGDINTAADYYQGSDDDKVQIEGDVTYNTDIVTGRGADEVYVGGSIDGDIDTGTGNDKVHIKGDASWNSEISLGSGDDILQIDGRVHDYNISGGEGNDAIILNGYTKEEYDNNVDNIQYKIKDFENIKVGDSVVKGESSIFNSVSSSSTTAYSYTITLAAALVDLDGSETLSKVTLDNIPDTVTLIKDSSGVEYNVTGGVVELPVEDAKEEEFTFVSSERLDSTEINSMTASVTSTESENDDTNTVTTNAKLEVDVDATNHMSGTDADEKFDSHGSNATIDAGKGDDEIVFHAGDIVDGGEGEDTLLIIDDDESIDLSGINTINASTDLSQVHNIEAIDLSNDIKDNLVIDEEAIENLTDNENVLKIFGDDSGDRVTLEGGSDNWKSGGQFTDDDGTTFNVFEGTTSGTSNIKVLIDEDVSIDPDI, encoded by the coding sequence ATGTTAAATCTTATTGTAAAAGAACCAAATGGTACTTATGATGTAGTTGCTGTAAAAGAAGATATGGTTATCACGCCAAAAGCTGGGCAACAATTCTACTTTGATAATTATTCAGGGTCAAATTATACATTTAATTTAGTTGATGGAGATAAGTCTATTGAGCTTATTATAAATCTTGATCCTCCTGTAAAAATCGTATTTAATGATATGGTTGATTTGATTACTGATCAAAATGGACCAAAAACAGTATTGAGTATGATTGATAATCCAACGGGAATATATGACTTACAAAATACAGTAATGAATAGTAACTTTAAAGGTGATGATGTAATCTCTTCTCTAAAAGATATGCTTTCAAAATCTGAATTAGCATCAAATGATGGTATTGTTATTGATGATTTTGGTTCTTTATCTAGTGCATTAGATGCAGCTGCCGCTGGTGGACCACAAGGGGACACTTCGACTTTTAATCCTATTAATTTTGATCAAACAGCAGCAGCAAATGTTTTAGCTGGTAGATCTCAATTAAATGTTGATGTAAATGGGAACCCTACACCTGTAAATATCAATACAAATAACAACCCAGATACTGAAGTAACAATTACTTTAACATCAACAACTCAAATTACAGAAGATGACAACTCAATAACATATACAGCAACACTTTCAACTCCTGCATTATCAGATATGTCAATTATATTAAGTAATGGTTCTATAATTAATATTCCTGCTGGAGCATCAACGGGAACAGTAATATCTCCTGTTACACCAGATAGTGATGTTTATTCAGAAGCAGACCAAACAGTTACAACAACAATATCAGGAACTGTTGGTGGCGGTTTTGATACAGTAAATAGTACAACAAGTACAACTACAACGATTGTGGATAGTATCGATACAACAAAAGTAACTTTAACAGCAGATGAAACAGTAGAAGCTGGTAAAGATATAACATATACAGCAAGTGTAAAAGATGCACCACAGACAGATTTAGTAATCAAATTAAGTAATGGCTCAGAGATAACAATCGAAGCTGGAAAAACAAGTGGAAGTGTAAAAGTAGCAAGTGCTGATGATGTATATGGAACAACAGATGGAACAACAGAGACAGTATCAATCACAGGAACTACTGGTGGAAATTATGAGAAACTAGATACAAGTGATACAGCAACAACAACTGTAACAGAAACAACACCAGATGAAGTAAAAGTAAGTTTAAGTGCAACAAATACAAATGAGGCAGCAGGAACAGTAACATTTACAGCAACATTAGAAAAACCAGTATTAGAAGGTGATGACCCAGTAGTAGTACATACAACATTAGGTGATATCACAATTACAAGTGGAACAACAGGAACATTAGAAGTAACAAACGAAAATACAGAAGATGTATATAAAGATGCAAGTACATTAGATAATAAAATTACAAGTGTATCTGGAGGAAACTTCGAGAACTTAACAGCAGATACAGACACAGTAACAGCAAAAGTAGCAGATACAATCGATACAACAAAAGTAACTTTAACAGCAGATGAAACAGTAGAAGCTGGTAAAGATATAACATATACAGCAAGTGTAAAAGATGCACCACAGACAGATTTAGTAATCAAATTAAGTAATGGCTCAGAGATAACAATCGAAGCTGGAAAAACAAGTGGAAGTGTAAAAGTAGCAAGTGCTGATGATGTATATGGAACAACAGATGGAACAACAGAGACAGTATCAATCACAGGAACTACTGGTGGAAATTATGAGAAACTAGATACAAGTGATACAGCAACAACAACTGTAACAGAAACAACACCAGATGAAGTAAAAGTAAGTTTAAGTGCAATAGAAAGAGCAATTGAAGATGGTGGAAGTATTACATATACTGCAAAAATTGTAGATGCAAATGGTAAAGAAGTTACAACAAATAATGATGTAACTGTAAAATTAAATGTTGGAGCAAATGGTGAAGCAGTAAGTGAAACAAATCCAGCATTAACAATAACAATTAAAGCAGGTTCTAGTTCTGGTACAGTAGATGCAACAGTATCTAGAGATGATGTATATAAAGAGGTTGATTCAGATGGTAAACCAACAGATTCATTATCAGCATCAATAGCATCAGTAAGTGAAGAAAATGCAGGAGAAAATGGAAGTTTTGAGAAATTAACATTTGATTCAACAGCTGCAAAAACAATAATCTATGATGATGTTGACCCAGTAGATGTATCTATATCAGCCGTAGCAACTGCACCAAAAATAATAGATGTAAATACTGAGTTTGGTGAAGGAACTGGTATTTCTATAAGTACATATGATACTAATGGAAATGAAGGAAATTTATCTGTAGTAAAAGGAACAAATCATGATGGATTTGGTGTTTATGGAAACACATCAGGTTCCGGAGCAAATTCAGAATTGGGGCATGGCTGGAATGGTGTTAGTGAAAAAATAGTTTTTGATTTTACTAATGATGTTGATTCTATAGATGTTGCTTTTGCTTGGAGAAATAATCATGAAACTGCAAAGATTACATTTTCAGATGACGGCAAAGAGATAGGATACGCTACAGTTTCAGGTGGTGGAACAAATACAGATGCAGTTGTTAGATATTATGATATGAATAATCATTTATTAAAAGAAGTAGGGGCACAAGGTGGAACAGATAGAGTAGATTTATCTTATACATTTGAATTCCCAGATGCAGATGGTAATCCAATGGCATTTGATAAAGCAGAATTCTCAGCACCAGGACATGATGATGATTATTTAATTCATGAGATTTCATATACAGAAGTTATTAATCCAGAAATTGCAAATATTAGTACAACTGATGGACAAATTACATTTAATATCCAAATAGATGAAAATTATCCACCACAAGGAAAAGCAACAGCAGTAGTTGAAGTAAATGGAAAAGATTATAATGTTGATTTAAATGCAACAGGTAGAGGAACATTAACTCTTGATGCTAAAGATTTTAGCGATTTATCAGATATTGATGTAAAAGTAAAAGAAGTAATTGGTGGAAATTATGAAGAAGTAAATACTGCTAGATATTCTTTTGATTTAAGTGGTTCATTTACGGATGATTTAACTTCTACTAATGATTCTATTACAATTGATGAAGACCAAACTTATGCTTTAACTGAAAATGATTTTGGAGAACTTGGTAAAGATGTAACGCAAATAAAAATTACAGAAATCCCAAGTGAAGGTACTTTATATCTAACTGTTACTCAAGGTCAAACTGTAATTGATGCAAATGGTCAAGAACATGTAGTAACAACAGATACAAAAGTTGAAGTTAATCCAGGTCAAGTTATATCTTTAGCAAATGTTGCAGCAGGTAACTTAAGCTATGAGCCAAAAGATGATAGTGATACTGATGTAAAACTTAAATTCCAAATTGGTGATGAAGATGGAAACTTTAAAAGTACAGAGTACACAACAGATATAAATATCACAGCAGTTGCAGATTTACCTACTGCAAGTATTGATGTAAGTGGTGGTGTTGAAAAAACAGTAACAGTTGAAAGTAAAGGTGGAAATAATGGATTTGGAAATGGAGACCAAAATGCTCCAGGAAATTCTGAATTCAATAATAATGCAGAAAATGCAGGTGGAAACCAAGAAAATATTACATTTGATTTAGTAAAAATTGGAGAGACTACATTCTCTATAGCAGATGCATTACAAAATGTAAATACAAATGGTACTGATGGTGATGACACAATAACTTACCATGATATAGCAGGTGGTTCTAATATAAATAGTAATGGTGGTAATGATATTATTGCAATTACTGGTGATATAAATGGAGGAGCAGTTGCAGGTGGTTCTGGAGTTGATCTTCTTTATTTAGCAAAAGATGCTTCAAAATATGAATTAATGAATTATAATGGTCCTGAACAAGGTCATGATAATATAGATGTACGAATAAAAGATTTAGATACAAATCAAGTATTAACTGTAAATAATATAGAAGGTATTGTTTTTGGTGATGGTACTACAAAAGGTGGGGCTGAGATACCTACTCCTGAAACTTCTACTAAAACTGTAGTAGAGTATGATGTAGATTTTAATGCAGCTTTACATGATATAGATGGAAGTGAAAGTTTAACTGTTACTATTACAAATGTTCCAGAAGGTGCAGAGTTTACATCAACAAGTTCTGCATATACATTGACAAATAATAATGATGGTACTTGGAGTGTAGAATTACCAGATGGAACAAAAAATGTAACTGATAGTATAAAAATGACAGTTCCAGAAGGAACAGAAAATATTGATTTAGGTATCACTGCAAGAGCAACAGAAGCAAGAGATAATGATGATGGTACAAATTTTAAAGAAGCAAATGATAGCGATGCATTAGTTTATAGTGAAGATGAAACTAAAACATTAGATTATGATGCTAATACAGTTAAAAGTGATGAAAATGTTGTTATTGTTTTAGATTTATCTGGAAGTATGACAAATAATAGTGGAAAAGTTACATTAGCTGATGGAAGTGTTACTACACGATTAGCAATTGCAAAAGATGCATTAGAAGATTTAATTAATACATATGATGATTTAAGTAATGTAAATATAAATCTTACAACATTTGGAACTGATGCAAAAAGTTATAGTGGATGGATGAATGCAGAAGATGCTATAAATACTATAAATAGCCTACATTCAGGTGATGAAGGTGTTTATACAAATTATGAAGATGCATTATTTGAAACATATGATAATTATCAAACTCCAGAAAATGGTGAAAAATCAACAGTATATTTTATATCTGATGGTGCACCAAATGTAGAGAATAATGATACAACTGGTACAGGTGGAACTGATACAATATGGAGATCTGGTACAGCAATAGATGAAGGTTATATCACTAAATGGGGTGAATTTTTAGGTGATAATGTAAAAGAGTTAAATGTAGTAGGTATTGGTAAAGGAATTACTAATACTACTTATTTAGATATGGTTGCTGAAAGTGTAGGTAATGTAAAAACAAATGTAATGGTTATTGAAGATGAAAATGAGTTAAAAGACAAACTTATAGAAAATATCTTTGAAAAAGTAGAAGGTAATGTTCTTGACAATATTACTGGTGGTGACGATGATATAACTATTACTTCAATTGAAGTTGATGGAGTTTCACATACAATATCTGAAGCTTCTAATAATATTCTTACATTACAAACAAGTTCTGGTGGAACATTAGAATTTAATTTTGAAACAGGTGATTATTCATTTGGTGGATTGAGAAATAGTATAGTTGAAAATAGTGAAAGCTTTACTATAAATGCAAGTGATTCAAATGGTGATACTACAAATTTTGATGTAAAAATAAATATCGTTAATGAAGTTGATACAGAAGCAAAAGCTCCAAAATTAAGCTTTAGTATTGAAGAAAATGGAGAAGTTGAAATTTCTGGTTCTTCTTCTTTGGATTTGACTTTTGATGAGTGGGATGGAAGTACTGTATCAAGTAACTCAACTGTGTTAAATAATTTAGGATACAATGATAATTATTTTGGTAACTCATCTGATAATAAAGTACTAATAAATAATAGTATAGATGGTGATATCTACTCAGGTGGGGGTAATGATGAAGTAGTTATATCTGGTAATGTTCAATATAATAGTGATATAAAAACATCTTCTGGAGATGATAGTGTAACTGTGAAAGGAAATATTAATGGTGATATTAATACAGCAGCAGACTATTATCAAGGTTCAGATGATGATAAAGTACAAATTGAAGGTGATGTTACTTATAATACAGATATAGTGACAGGAAGAGGTGCAGATGAAGTATATGTAGGTGGAAGTATTGATGGAGATATTGACACAGGAACAGGAAATGATAAAGTACATATAAAAGGTGATGCATCTTGGAATAGTGAAATATCTTTAGGTTCAGGTGATGATATTTTACAAATAGATGGAAGAGTACATGATTATAATATATCAGGAGGCGAAGGAAACGACGCTATTATATTAAATGGATATACAAAAGAAGAGTATGATAATAATGTAGATAATATTCAATATAAAATTAAAGATTTTGAAAATATCAAAGTAGGAGATAGTGTTGTAAAAGGTGAATCTTCTATCTTTAATTCAGTAAGTTCTTCTTCAACAACTGCTTATAGTTATACTATTACATTAGCAGCTGCATTAGTTGATCTTGATGGAAGTGAGACTTTATCAAAAGTTACACTAGATAATATTCCTGATACTGTAACTTTAATAAAAGATAGTTCAGGTGTTGAGTATAATGTAACTGGTGGAGTAGTTGAGTTACCTGTTGAAGATGCAAAAGAAGAAGAGTTTACATTTGTTTCTTCTGAAAGATTAGATTCAACTGAGATTAACTCAATGACAGCAAGTGTAACTTCAACAGAATCAGAAAATGATGATACAAATACAGTAACTACAAATGCAAAATTAGAAGTTGATGTAGATGCAACAAATCACATGAGCGGAACTGATGCTGATGAAAAATTTGATTCACATGGAAGTAATGCAACAATTGATGCAGGAAAAGGTGATGATGAGATTGTATTCCATGCAGGAGATATTGTTGATGGTGGAGAAGGTGAAGATACATTATTAATCATTGATGATGATGAAAGTATAGATTTATCTGGTATTAACACTATTAATGCAAGTACAGATTTATCACAAGTACATAATATTGAAGCTATTGATTTATCAAATGATATCAAAGATAATCTAGTAATAGATGAAGAAGCGATTGAGAACTTAACAGATAATGAAAATGTTCTTAAAATCTTTGGAGATGATAGTGGAGATAGAGTTACATTAGAAGGTGGAAGTGATAACTGGAAATCTGGTGGACAGTTCACTGATGATGATGGAACAACATTTAATGTATTTGAAGGAACAACTTCAGGAACATCAAATATCAAAGTATTAATTGATGAAGATGTTTCTATTGACCCAGATATTTAA
- a CDS encoding sensor histidine kinase, with the protein MRQTNLDEFLQLEEENKKLESKIKEEVRKNQEKEKVLVEQSKMASMGEMLSSIAHQWRQPLMEINSLFIPIEAKAKIENTVNKKELLTAIEKLNEITNYMSNTINDFRNFFSANKQKHKFNLSTQLNSVMNILSTSLKENNINIEIVVKKNPEIYGLKSEYSQVLINIINNAREILILRKVKNPLIKITIDKKEDTAVVLIEDNAGGIKIANIQDIFKPFVTFEKSNGTGVGLFMSKVIIEKNMNGYLDVTNSNNGALFKIITPLNLTENN; encoded by the coding sequence ATGCGACAAACAAATCTTGATGAATTTTTACAGCTTGAAGAAGAGAATAAAAAATTAGAATCTAAAATCAAAGAAGAAGTTAGAAAAAATCAAGAAAAAGAAAAAGTCTTGGTTGAACAAAGTAAAATGGCATCTATGGGAGAAATGCTATCTTCTATTGCACATCAATGGAGACAGCCTTTGATGGAGATAAACTCTTTATTTATTCCAATTGAAGCAAAAGCAAAAATTGAAAATACTGTAAATAAAAAAGAGTTATTAACAGCAATTGAAAAGTTAAATGAAATTACAAATTATATGTCAAATACAATAAATGATTTTAGAAACTTTTTTTCAGCAAACAAGCAAAAACATAAATTTAATCTATCTACACAATTAAATTCAGTTATGAATATTTTAAGTACATCTTTAAAAGAGAATAATATAAATATTGAAATTGTTGTAAAGAAAAATCCTGAGATTTATGGTCTAAAAAGTGAATATTCACAAGTTTTAATAAACATAATAAATAATGCAAGAGAAATTTTAATTTTAAGAAAAGTAAAAAATCCACTAATAAAAATCACAATCGATAAAAAAGAAGATACAGCAGTTGTACTTATAGAAGATAATGCAGGTGGAATTAAAATAGCAAATATTCAAGATATATTTAAACCTTTTGTAACTTTTGAAAAAAGTAATGGAACAGGTGTTGGACTATTTATGTCAAAAGTAATAATTGAAAAAAATATGAATGGTTATCTTGATGTAACTAATTCAAATAATGGAGCACTATTTAAAATCATCACTCCTCTTAACCTTACAGAAAATAATTAA
- a CDS encoding WG repeat-containing protein produces the protein MKLKLLVAELFAVLAFVGCTSNESLQIVNQNEKFGLYNVNTKKNQIPVMYDDLTLMKNYNSRNEQFSSKNVLNLHWIHNRDTKEYFIYEYKNLYGIISEDNKIIFEPIFSEISDFYQGVAVVKENDKYGYINKDFELIQKPLYSDARDFVDEISFVKSFINNKYACINPDMKLLSGFDYDKVFDFSEGLARVLKDNKWGFINKDCKEVIAPKFDFASDFIEGKAKVIESEKTYFIDKNNIK, from the coding sequence ATGAAATTAAAATTGTTAGTTGCAGAGTTATTTGCAGTATTAGCTTTTGTTGGATGTACATCAAATGAGAGTTTACAAATAGTAAATCAAAATGAAAAATTTGGACTTTATAATGTAAATACAAAGAAAAATCAAATTCCAGTTATGTATGATGATTTAACTTTGATGAAAAATTACAACTCTAGAAATGAACAATTTTCTTCTAAGAATGTACTAAACTTACACTGGATTCATAATAGAGATACAAAAGAGTACTTTATTTATGAATACAAAAATTTATATGGAATTATAAGTGAAGATAATAAAATCATTTTTGAACCAATTTTTAGTGAAATTTCTGATTTTTATCAAGGTGTAGCAGTTGTAAAAGAAAATGATAAATATGGATACATAAATAAAGATTTTGAGCTTATACAAAAGCCTTTATATAGCGATGCAAGAGATTTTGTAGATGAAATATCTTTTGTGAAGTCATTTATAAATAATAAATATGCTTGTATTAATCCTGATATGAAACTATTGTCTGGTTTTGATTATGATAAGGTATTTGATTTTTCAGAAGGTTTAGCAAGAGTATTAAAAGATAATAAATGGGGATTTATAAATAAAGATTGTAAAGAAGTGATAGCACCAAAATTTGATTTTGCATCTGATTTTATTGAAGGAAAAGCAAAAGTAATTGAAAGTGAAAAAACATATTTTATAGATAAAAATAACATAAAGTAG
- a CDS encoding ankyrin repeat domain-containing protein — protein sequence MKSYIVGILVLVLLAGCVASNLSNKQNSITLDENDILLAVRTNDYEKVKSLVSKDNVNKVDTLGYTPLHIAARNNNVEIAKLLIDNNAKLDEKDNFKDTALLDAIKNNYIDMSKLLICNGANINIKDEQNLTTKDYINRLDNSFLIDLINADDKELLCKENEALNNELEDLIPQETEKEETKIVKKELVTIDNYPLINNKRPLICGDVLDLNTKNIVLSIKDKTYDVNIKNNRWCTNIKDKLENGVYTLKVMASYDNFEDIKQEEISIYVLDALQKDLINELSLELPTWAASLDENSLTVTFSSENSFFENNELKESLKKALNEFIPKYVKVLRKYENQIVNVIILSNESLSEEGTVESSQKVYDYLKNIDNKSVQDNIIWIEKNIFADENLNIQNSKKNIIEFKIEVSKN from the coding sequence ACAAAATAGTATAACTTTAGATGAAAATGATATTTTATTAGCAGTAAGAACAAATGATTATGAAAAAGTTAAATCACTTGTCTCCAAAGATAATGTTAATAAAGTTGATACATTAGGGTATACACCTTTACATATTGCTGCAAGAAATAATAATGTGGAAATTGCCAAACTACTTATTGATAACAATGCAAAATTAGATGAAAAAGATAACTTTAAAGATACTGCACTTTTAGATGCAATTAAAAATAATTATATAGATATGTCAAAACTTTTAATTTGTAATGGTGCAAATATAAATATAAAAGATGAACAAAACTTAACTACAAAAGATTATATAAATAGACTTGATAATAGTTTTTTAATAGATTTGATAAATGCAGATGATAAAGAGCTATTGTGCAAAGAGAATGAAGCTTTAAATAATGAATTAGAAGATTTAATTCCTCAAGAAACTGAAAAAGAAGAGACAAAAATAGTTAAAAAAGAGTTAGTAACTATTGATAATTATCCATTGATAAATAATAAAAGACCACTAATTTGTGGAGATGTACTTGATTTAAATACAAAAAATATAGTTTTATCAATAAAAGATAAAACATATGATGTGAATATTAAAAACAATAGATGGTGTACAAATATAAAAGATAAACTTGAAAATGGAGTTTATACATTAAAAGTAATGGCTTCATATGATAATTTTGAAGATATTAAACAAGAAGAGATTTCTATTTATGTACTAGATGCATTGCAAAAAGATTTAATAAATGAACTTTCTCTTGAACTACCAACATGGGCTGCTTCTTTAGATGAGAATAGTTTAACAGTTACTTTTTCAAGTGAAAATAGTTTTTTTGAAAATAATGAGTTGAAAGAGAGTCTTAAAAAAGCACTAAATGAATTTATTCCAAAATATGTAAAAGTACTAAGAAAATATGAAAACCAAATAGTAAATGTAATAATTCTTTCAAATGAAAGTTTATCTGAAGAAGGAACAGTTGAAAGTTCTCAAAAAGTTTATGATTATTTAAAAAATATAGATAATAAATCTGTACAAGATAATATTATTTGGATAGAAAAAAATATATTTGCAGATGAAAATCTAAATATACAAAATAGTAAAAAAAATATAATTGAATTTAAGATAGAAGTATCTAAAAACTAG